Proteins from a genomic interval of Marmota flaviventris isolate mMarFla1 chromosome 8, mMarFla1.hap1, whole genome shotgun sequence:
- the Upk1b gene encoding uroplakin-1b translates to MAKDDSTVRCFQGLLIFGNVIVGMCGIALTAECIFFVSDQHSLYPLLEATNNDDIYGAAWIGMFVGISLFCLSVLGIVGIVKSNRKILLAYFILMFIVYGFEVASCITAATQRDFFTPNLFLKQMLVRYQNNSPPSNDDQWKNNGVTKTWDRLMLQDHCCGVNGPSDWQKYTSAFRTENNDADYPWPRQCCVMNSLKEPLNLEACKLGVPGYYHDQGCYELISGPMNRQAWGVAWFGFAILCWTFWVLLGTMFYWSRIEY, encoded by the exons ATGGCCAAGGATGATTCCACTGTCCGTTGCTTCCAGGGCCTGCTGATTTTTGGAAATGTGATTGTTGGT ATGTGTGGCATCGCCTTGACTGCAGAGTGCATCTTCTTTGTATCTGATCAACACAGCCTCTACCCACTGCTGGAAGCCACCAACAATGATGACATCTATGGGGCTGCCTGGATCGGCATGTTTGTGGGCATCTCCCTCTTCTGCCTGTCCGTCCTAGGCATTGTGGGCATCGTGAAGTCCAACAGAAAAATTCTTCTGGCA TATTTCATTCTGATGTTTATAGTATATGGTTTTGAAGTCGCATCTTGCATCACAGCAGCTACGCAACGAGACTTT TTCACACCCAACCTCTTCCTGAAGCAGATGCTGGTGAGGTACCAAAACAACAGCCCTCCAAGCAACGATGACCAGTGGAAAAACAATGGAGTCACCAAAACCTGGGACAGGCTCATGCTCCAG GATCACTGCTGTGGCGTAAATGGTCCATCAGACTGGCAGAAATACACATCCGCCTTCCGGACTGAGAACAATGATGCTGACTATCCCTGGCCTCGGCAGTGCTGTGTCATGAACTCCCTTAAAGAGCCTCTCAACTTGGAGGCTTGCAAACTAGGAGTGCCTGGTTATTATCACGATCAG GGCTGCTATGAACTCATCTCTGGACCAATGAACCGACAGGCCTGGGGGGTTGCCTGGTTTGGATTTGCCATTCTCTGCTGGACT TTTTGGGTTCTCCTGGGTACCATGTTCTACTGGAGCCGAATTGAATATTGA